Genomic segment of Panicum virgatum strain AP13 chromosome 9N, P.virgatum_v5, whole genome shotgun sequence:
ATACATTATATGGATGTAGGTCTCTCTATCAAACGTGCTCATGCTGACTTTTCATGTCTCTTTTAGCACTAACTTTTGTGGATCCAAATTGCAGGAATGATGAAACTCGGCAACCTCTATCAAGAAAAGTGCCAATTCCTTCATCCAGAATAAATCCCTACAGAATGGTCATCGTGCTACGTTTGATTGTTCTATGCATTTTCCTGCACTACCGTATCACAAATCCTGTGCGCAATGCATATCCGCTGTGGCTGTTGTCCGTTATATGTGAGATTTGGTTTGCTCTGTCCTGGATCTTGGATCAGTTCCCAAAGTGGTCCCCAATCAACCGTGAAACCTACCTTGATAGACTGGCTCTAAGGTGATGTGAAATATTTAGTGCGAGTACAGAACTGTTTCCATTGTTCTAATATTGGCAAGTTCACAATGCTACTTCCATTATCAGGTACGACCGAGAAGGTGAACCGTCTCAGTTGGCTCCTGTTGATATTTTTGTCAGTACCGTGGACCCTATGAAAGAGCCTCCTCTTGTCACTGCAAATACTGTGCTTTCCATTCTTGCTGTGGACTATCCGGTTGACAAGGTATCTTGCTATGTGTCTGATGATGGAGCTGCTATGCTGACTTTTGATGCACTCGCTGAAACTTCAGAGTTTGCTAGAAAATGGGTACCATTCTGTAAGAAGTACAACATAGAACCTAGGGCTCCAGAGTGGTACTTCGCTCAGAAAATTGATTACCTGAAAGACAAAATCCAAACTTCATTTGTTAAAGACCGCCGGGCCATGAAGGTATATTTGGCTTATATGCATGTAGGTTTTGTCAGTTCCTGCTCCTGTATGGCATTGATTTCTATTTTGAAATCATACTTTGACAGAGAGAATATGAAGAATTCAAAGTCCGTATTAATGGCCTTGTGGCCAAGGCACAGAAAGTTCCTGAGGAGGGATGGATCATGCAAGATGGTACACCTTGGCCTGGGAACAATACTAGGGACCATCCTGGAATGATTCAGGTGAAGCTCAATTTTTGTTGCCAAAAAACTATTTGACCAATAGATTGATTCCCAGCACACAGTGGTTATTAGTCTAAGCACTTTAAGCCCAAAATTGTGGTTGTTCTTAGGTTTTTCTAGGTCACAGTGGAGGCCTTGATGCTGAGGGCAATGAACTTCCTCGTCTGGTATACGTGTCTCGTGAAAAACGTCCTGGATTCCAACATCACAAAAAGGCTGGTGCCATGAATGCGCTTGTGAGTGGCTAAACACTATATATATCGAATGGTATCTTTGATAATTTTTATAACTTGGATATAATGGAAGTTGGATGCTTTCTGCAGGTTCGCGTATCAGCTGTCCTTACTAATGGGCAATACTTGTTGAACCTTGATTGTGATCACTACATCAACAATAGCAAGGCTCTCCGAGAAGCTATGTGCTTCCTTATGGACCCAAACCTAGGAAGGAGTGTCTGTTATGTCCAATTCCCTCAGAGGTTCGATGGCATTGATAGgaatgaccgatatgcaaacaggAACACTGTGTTTTTCGATGTAAGCTAGCAATATCCTTTTAAATACTTTTGGGCATCCCGCTTTCTCATTTTCATGGTCATAAAGAAATTTCGATGAATTAGTGTTGACAATACTACTTGTTATGTGATGAACTTTTCGAGAATTCCAGTGAATGTGCCAGGTAATTATTTGTATTTCTGTTTGCTGCAGATTAACTTGAGAGGTCTTGATGGCCTTCAAGGACCAGTTTATGTGGGAACTGGTTGTGTGTTTAACAGAACTGCCCTATATGGTTATGAGCCTccaatcaaaaagaaaaagccaGTCTTCTTCTCTTCACTCTGTGGGGGAAGGAAAAAGACATCAAAATCTAAGAAGAAGAGCTCGGAAAAGAAGTCACACAAACATGCAGACAGTTCTGTGCCAGTATTTAATCTTGAAGATATAGAGGAAGGGATTGAAGGTATTATTGAGTTGTTTTTTCTTATTAGAGTATATGTGATTTCAATAGGCAAAATCGGCAttttggtccctcaactttaTCCTGAGGGTCAAGTTTGTCCCTCAACTTTCAAATTGGCCAATATAGTCTCTCAACTTTTGTCTTGAGGTCAAACTCGTCTTTATGCATATTATGCTCCATAATAACATGAGATATATTGAAAAAGTCCTTTTTATAGTtggtaacccccccccccccccccccccccccccccccccccccccccccccccaaaaaaaaaatcaatttagTGTCAACATTCGCTCAACTTTCCGCAACATTTTATATGGTAGTACGTAGTTAGCCAAGTAGCTTTAATTTTACTCTCCATAAGTCTGCAATACAATATGATGCATGCGTAAATAAAATTCTTTGTTCCAAATTAGACACTTAGTGATATTCAGCTCCTAAATGAATTTAGAAGGGGAAGGAGCCCAAGGGCAAAGAGGGGTTTTTGCTCAAATCTTATGTTATTATGGAGTATAATATCAGCGTAAGGATTGGTTTGACCCAAAAATGAAAGTTGAGGGACTATATATTTGGTCTATTTGAAAGTTTGAGGGACTAAAACGCCTATTTTGCCATTTCAATATTGCTGATTGTTGGAGGCCATGATATTGGTGCCCATTTATTTACTATTTATCTGCTTTGAATGTAACATACTGTAGACAGCTAGAGTTGCCTTTCTTTATTCCCTCAACTTTTACCTTGCACTTCACTTTCATGATAGGTTCTCAATTTGATGATGAGAAATCGCTGATTATGTCTCAAATGAGCTTGGAGAAGAGATTTGGCCAGTCCAGTGTTTTTGTAGCCTCTACTCTGATGGAATATGGTGGTGTTCCACAATCTGCAACTCCAGAATCTCTTCTGAAAGAAGCTATCCATGTCATCAGTTGTGGCTATGAGGACAAAACTGACTGGGGATCTGAGGTAATGGCTCCTAAACTCCGAAAGTTATAGCTTATAACATCAGCATTGCTGAGTGCTTGTGCTATTACTTGCTACTAGCATGTACAGGGAAATATTGAGATATGAATTGATGTTTTGTTGTCTGGTCGATGCATACAACTTATAAATTGTGATAAATATTTGCTTCTGTTGTTGCAAATgatctatttttttattcaatTGAACAGAGAAAAATGTTTATTCACTGTAAATCTTCGAAATGGTTACTTGCAGATTGGATGGATCTATGGTTCTGTTACAGAAGATATTCTCACTGGGTTCAAGATGCATGCTCGAGGCTGGCGATCGATCTACTGCATGCCTAAGCGACCAGCTTTCAAGGGATCTGCTCCTATCAATCTTTCAGATCGTCTGAATCAAGTGCTTCGATGGGCTCTTGGTTCCATTGAAATTCTTTTCAGCAGGCATTGTCCCATATGGTATGGCTATGGAGGACGGCTTAAATTCCTGGAGAGATTTGCATATGTGAACACCACAATTTATCCACTTACCTCAATCCCACTCCTTTTGTACTGCATATTGCCGGCTGTTTGTCTTCTCACTGGGAAGTTCATCATCCCAGAGGTAAAGCCCGTGCATTTATGTACTTGTGCTGGCAGAATTACGAAAGAATTGATATTGACTTTTCCCCCTTTTGGAATGCAGATTAGCAACTTTGCCAGTATTTGGTTTATATTGCTTTTTATTTCAATCTTTGCCACTGGTATCCTTGAGATGAGGTGGAGTGGTGTTGGCATTGATGAATGGTGGAGGAATGAGCAGTTTTGGGTTATTGGTGGTATTTCTGCCCATTTATTTGCCGTGTTCCAAGGCCTCCTGAAAGTACTTGCTGGTATTGACACCAGCTTCACTGTCACCTCTAAGGCCACCGATGAAGAAGGCGATTTTGCGGAGCTCTACATGTTCAAGTGGACAACGCTTCTGATCCCTCCAACCACTATTTTGATCATCAACCTGGTTGGTGTGGTCGCTGGCATTTCCTATGCTATCAACAGCGGCTACCAGTCATGGGGGCCTCTCTTTGGGAAGCTCTTCTTCGCCTTCTGGGTGATTGTCCACTTGTACCCCTTCCTCAAGGGTCTCATGGGGAGGCAGAACCGCACGCCCACCATTGTTGTCGTCTGGGCCATCCTCCTTGCATCGATCTTTTCCCTGTTGTGGGTTCGCATCGATCCATTTACCACCCGAGTCACTGGTCCTGATATCGTGAAGTGTGGCATCAACTGCTAGAATGGTCGAACATAATAGGAATGTAATTGGCACCCATTGTGTTGTAAGTTATCAGCGGGTGGCACTTTCTATTATGCTAGGAACTCTGTTGTCAGGACTTTACTTTCGTATGCACTAATATGTACCTTCGATATATCGATAAGTTAGTATTACTGCCTTTTCTGGAAGTGTCTGACAGTATCAATTAATTATGTACGGCCCTCAGCAGGTTGGTTTAGTGtacaaatccaaatgtcatCTGCCAATATCAGATGCATTAACGCTGGATTTAGAGGAATCTTACAACAGGAATTCCAGATACAGTAAAAACACTACCATTTTAGTATTTTACTACTACATTATGTACACCCGCTTTTAAATGCTGCTCAATTCCAATCCCTCATACTCGTAGGTTTCGGCAGTGCAGGGCTGTGGGATAACGGTCCCCGATTTCCTCCATTTTGCATTCTGGCAAGTGCTTTCTGTGGCGCCCTTCCCGCCCTGCATCTTCAGGTTAATGTTCTGCAAGGTAATGCCATGGCATGGGACATGCTTACTGCACTTGAGTTTAATGGCGTCCTTGGTAATTGTTGTCCCCCTAATGTTCTTGAATACCACATTACTAACCTCCACCGCTGATCTCTGTTCTTTGCATGGCTTATTCTTGTCGCAGTAGTTCTGATCGATGATTATCGGGTTCTTGACGTTGTACATGATCATGTTTTGGAATGTGAGATCCTTGGCATACCCGCTTCCTCCCTGGTACGTCTTGATCCGTGCTCCATTGGTTGTGCCGTAGAACTGCACTGTGTCTATGATAATGCCGGACACTTCAGCTCTCGAGTTGTCGTCTCCTAAGCTACCTATGCTGATCCCGTGGCCCGGTCCGCACACAACTTTTGAGACATGGAGATTATGCGTCCCGTGCTCAATTGATATGCAATCATCTCCTGCAAAATCCGTGGCAAACAAGCAGAGTATTCAGTAAAAAAGGAACCCAAAGGTACAAGAAGCATTTGATTTATGAATTTGAACTGTGAAGGTGTCGATGCTTCTTACCAGTCTTGATCTTGCAGTCCGTGACCTTCACATCTTTGCTGCGAGTGATGTGGATGCCGTCGGTGTTAGGGCTCGTGCCAGGAGCAGTGATAGACAAACGTGCCAGGTGCGCATTGGTGCAGTCTTCCACCGACATGTGGATTTGCTGGCTGTTCACAATTTTCAGATCCTCCACCCTCAAATTCGTGCAGAAGTGGAACGACAAAGCGGTCGGAGCCTCCTTGCACGgctgcacaaaaaaaaaaagttgagctctttcaaatttaaatttattattgaTAAGATCATGTGAAGGGTCGGCACCACACTTACGAGAGCCTTGGTGATCTTGCACGAGTGCGGCCACCACTTGTTGCCGTTGCCGTCGACGGTCCCTCCACCATTGATGATGAGCTTGCTGACGCTCCTGAACACGATCCAGAGCCTCCTGTCCCTGTCGCTCCAGTCCGCCCTGTTCGGCGACGCCACCAGCGTGCCCTTCACCGTGAGCGTGACGCTGGACCTGCACGGGCCGTGGAGGGTGACGAGCTTGAGCAGGTAGCGCCTGCCACCGGGGACGAGCACGACGGCCGGCCTCGACGAGGCGCACGCCGCCTTCCACGCCCTGGCGAGCGCCTGCGTGTCGTCGTGCCTcccgtcgccgcggccgccgtagcGGTCGAGGGCGAACACGCTCGAGCCCAGCGGCCTGGCCTTGGTGGTCCCGGCGTCGGCTCCGTCGATGGAGGTGCCGTTGGTCCTGCCCGGGGCCTCTAGAGCGCTGGGCGCGAAGAGCCACGCGAGGAGAGGCGCCGCGAACACGAGACGCGACGCCAGTGTCAGAGCCGCGAGCGCGCTGCCGCCGTAGCGGTCGAGGCTGAGCACGCCCTGCGACGACGACGCGCCCAGCGACCCGCCCCTGATggtcctggcggcggcgccgtcggcaGAGCTGGCCAAGGAGCTCGCGCCGTCGGGCGAGGTGCCATTGGtcgccgtgccgcccgccgACTCTAGCGCGCCGACGGACACGACGAGCAGCGCGAGGAGAGGCGCCACGAACACAAGACGCGGCGACGCCATTGGCGGCAGAGAGCTAGATTGTGCCAGCCAACGCAGTTGCTCTGCTTGTTGCTTCGCTCTCGCCTTGGATTGCTGGATGGCCTATATGCGCGGGAGCTCGAGCCATGGAATCTGGGAGGTGAGGCGAGATGGGGGGTTGCGTTGCTTGCGAAGAAGAGTAACGCGGGAGAGTTAGGTTGGCAGATGTGAGTTTCGGAATTTGGAGTGTGCACGCAGGTGATGGATGCGTCGCCATGCCCATGTGCGCAGGTTGTGGGGGGGAAACAAGAACAACTTCCAGAGCAACGCAGATGGCAACAAAACTTGAGCCGTTGCCTGCCTGCCTACCGTACAGCGTACTGGGCAGTGGATGCTCTCCACACTCCAGTGGTTCGGCACACCGGCCTGATTCATGTGACCTGATGAGAGGCTGAGGCCGATTCCAAGAGCTGACAATAAGTTTAACTGCAATAATGTTTCACAGCTGCAAGTTTAATTTGGTAGTGCATGCCATAAGTGTATCTTAGCATACTACATTAGTTAATACTGGGAACGAAGTAAACACTGGATTTACTGTAGAAATTATACATCAACTTTCAATTGCCAGCAGGTTCTTATCCTTTACATTGCCAATCAATAACCGGGCTCACCCCTGCTTCATGTACTGTGGACCTCTGAATTGTTCTGTCACGTAGAACCT
This window contains:
- the LOC120692243 gene encoding probable cellulose synthase A catalytic subunit 2 [UDP-forming]; protein product: MDGGGSSGAANSGKHGAGQVCQICGDGVGTVADGELFIACDVCGFPVCRPCYEYERKNGTQACPQCKTKYKRHKGSPPVHGEENEDVDADDVSDYNYPASGNQDQKQKIAERMLTWRTNSRGSDVGLAKYDSGEIGHGKYDSGEIPRGYIPSLTHSQISGEIPGASPDHMMSPVGNIGRRGHQFPYVNHSPNPSREFSGSLGNVAWKERVDGWKMKDKGAIPMTNGTSIAPSEGRGVGDIDASTDYNMEDALLNDETRQPLSRKVPIPSSRINPYRMVIVLRLIVLCIFLHYRITNPVRNAYPLWLLSVICEIWFALSWILDQFPKWSPINRETYLDRLALRYDREGEPSQLAPVDIFVSTVDPMKEPPLVTANTVLSILAVDYPVDKVSCYVSDDGAAMLTFDALAETSEFARKWVPFCKKYNIEPRAPEWYFAQKIDYLKDKIQTSFVKDRRAMKREYEEFKVRINGLVAKAQKVPEEGWIMQDGTPWPGNNTRDHPGMIQVFLGHSGGLDAEGNELPRLVYVSREKRPGFQHHKKAGAMNALVRVSAVLTNGQYLLNLDCDHYINNSKALREAMCFLMDPNLGRSVCYVQFPQRFDGIDRNDRYANRNTVFFDINLRGLDGLQGPVYVGTGCVFNRTALYGYEPPIKKKKPVFFSSLCGGRKKTSKSKKKSSEKKSHKHADSSVPVFNLEDIEEGIEGSQFDDEKSLIMSQMSLEKRFGQSSVFVASTLMEYGGVPQSATPESLLKEAIHVISCGYEDKTDWGSEIGWIYGSVTEDILTGFKMHARGWRSIYCMPKRPAFKGSAPINLSDRLNQVLRWALGSIEILFSRHCPIWYGYGGRLKFLERFAYVNTTIYPLTSIPLLLYCILPAVCLLTGKFIIPEISNFASIWFILLFISIFATGILEMRWSGVGIDEWWRNEQFWVIGGISAHLFAVFQGLLKVLAGIDTSFTVTSKATDEEGDFAELYMFKWTTLLIPPTTILIINLVGVVAGISYAINSGYQSWGPLFGKLFFAFWVIVHLYPFLKGLMGRQNRTPTIVVVWAILLASIFSLLWVRIDPFTTRVTGPDIVKCGINC
- the LOC120692244 gene encoding polygalacturonase ADPG1-like; protein product: MASPRLVFVAPLLALLVVSVGALESAGGTATNGTSPDGASSLASSADGAAARTIRGGSLGASSSQGVLSLDRYGGSALAALTLASRLVFAAPLLAWLFAPSALEAPGRTNGTSIDGADAGTTKARPLGSSVFALDRYGGRGDGRHDDTQALARAWKAACASSRPAVVLVPGGRRYLLKLVTLHGPCRSSVTLTVKGTLVASPNRADWSDRDRRLWIVFRSVSKLIINGGGTVDGNGNKWWPHSCKITKALPCKEAPTALSFHFCTNLRVEDLKIVNSQQIHMSVEDCTNAHLARLSITAPGTSPNTDGIHITRSKDVKVTDCKIKTGDDCISIEHGTHNLHVSKVVCGPGHGISIGSLGDDNSRAEVSGIIIDTVQFYGTTNGARIKTYQGGSGYAKDLTFQNMIMYNVKNPIIIDQNYCDKNKPCKEQRSAVEVSNVVFKNIRGTTITKDAIKLKCSKHVPCHGITLQNINLKMQGGKGATESTCQNAKWRKSGTVIPQPCTAETYEYEGLELSSI